The DNA window ATTTTCATAGAATCGGGCTAGATAGTGTAGAGATTTATCGTTCTTTCCTAATTAAGAAGGTTCACGCATTTTCCTCAACAATAAATCGAAAGTTCGACAAATAAGTATTTTGTGGCCTTCTACAATACTGTTTCTATTAAAAGAGTTAAACCAGAAGGGGCCTATTCCGAATCATGTTTTAACATTGTCATGACGAACGAAAAATCAAAGTGGTGAGCACTTTGAATGATCTCTTAAGGACGTGTGAAAGTTAATCCTTGAAAAGAAATCTGGAGGCGATGTGTTATTAGTTGATATGCTGTGCCTCATCGAAAATATTTGAGGATTATAGAAAGATGTGctataaacaacaaaaaaaaacaagttcatTTCATTAATGATTGTACCACAAAACAAATCCAAGAAAGTGCGTAGCACGTCTAAGAGTAGCGTAGATCAGCGCGCATGCCGCATGTACAGAACTGGACCGAAAGAAAATCCACTCAAAGCAGCTCAAGATTTCCGGTGTAgaggattagaaaaaaaaactactctcTGGAAcagcaactgaaaaaaaaccgctcaGATGAATGTGAGCAGGAAGGAGGTGGCTCAACGATGCGGTGATACAGTGCGGCGATTTCATCGAATACGGAATAAAACGGACACGGGGGACTAGGCGCTGGCCAAATGCAAACAAACCGTCGAAAATCGCTCAAGAGCCATTCAATGATGTCTGCTATGTTGAGAAACAAGATAGTCGCTATCTACAAAATGTGAGGAGATCATTATCAATCTAAAGACAGCGAAGAAATAGCTTTTTATGCCGGCAAAATGAGGAAAGTAGAACAGTCACAGCCTCAGAAGAACAAAATCAAGGACACCACTAggccaaaaaagaaacaaataaataaaaggagaAAGTACAGCTAGTAGCAAGAGATTGTCCAAGTTGGTCAGGAAACAACGAGGAGTTCGTGAAAGAATGTGAGGCGTTGTGTGTTCACTTGGGCTCGAAATCGCGGTAAACAATGACGCTCTAATTTGGGGCACTCGAGCATTCGTCGAACGAATCCTCGTCCAAGCATCACTCCTGGATGATTCGAAATtcgaatattttgaatatCATAGAATCCACATATCGAACAGGATTATCAAACAATTTCAGCATCTCTAGGAGTGTTCCCAATGACAGTATCTATAGGCTCCGTGTGTGCTTCACAATCTTCCTCTCCCTGAGGAAACAACGAGTTGTAGTCTTCCATCAATGGATCGCCTTCCGTATCTGGAAAAGAGTAGTGTTGAACGAGTCAGAATAAGCCCTCTACCCCTTTgctgaaaaatcaaatattcgaTGCCGGTTTCTGCGCATGCGCCATCTCTGTGTTTACCTAAACCATCAAAGGGCAGCACAAAGGCACATGAAATTCCTGCTCAGTGAGTGGTTTCGGAGTTACAATGAAAATCTTAAAACTTCCCAATTTTCAAGAACGCTAACGTTACTGACTGCTGCGTGCAGAAACGAAAGATCACTAATTTGTAGCTGAATTTGTAACTGTAAGAAAAAACTCCCCAACTTTCCTAACTGATAGTAAAAACCACATTGACACGGAttggtttgaaaaaatccGTCACTCTGAACGTGATCGTAAGAGCATGTGGTCATCGTTGTCAGCTTGGTCATCGAAAAATcacattaaaggcattaccctacgaatctgggtagtgcgggtttcaggcgggtaatccctatacgtggtcgtagagtgaggggaagagggtgatttcaTTCATCTTTCCCTATATCAgcgtaaacggacgacccagGCACTGTTTCTTttgacggcttctgttgcataGGAACCTTCGCCGCAACCGACCGCGTATGGGCTTTACCCGCCTGTAaatcgtaccaccccagattcgtggggtgatgcctttaagctacgAAAACGACGATTGGAACGATTAGAAACCCTCTAACCTCTACGCAATCCTTTACATCGCTTTACGCCAGAAATCGAGACAGAACAACATGAATTCCTTGTTTTTGCCTATTCTTCCGATGCAATATAGATTTTATTAAGGTTGTATGAAGAAGTGGAGTGCGCTTTACGTTCTGAGTAATGGAGTGGAACCAGAATAAATAGCAGACCTTTTTTGATTTGATAATGAAGTGTTTTTAAGCAGGTGTTGCTTTCTCACATTAGTACTTATGAAAAATAGTGTTACCACCGCGACAGACTGGCGAAGGCGTCTACTCGCGCTGGTTGAGTGATAATTTTTTCGAGAATGCGCATTGGCCTCCAATTGGCGTGGCGCATCACTATCATTTCACTAATTCGTCACCCGATAAATTTCGATCAAACAGCTATAGCCGAGCATGCTTGCCTCCCTGAGCGTGTACACGAACAACGAAATGTTATTCTGGAGATATGTTAATAAGAGAGAATTGCAATTAGGTTCATTACCGCACGACTATTTTTTACACCTTGGTGACCTTCCAGACTCACTGAAATTTTACCCACTCCAACTGAACTTCACAATGAATTCAAACCTCCTGTTCTTACAGTCTCTTCCGAAATGTATGAGAATTGTAGTGTTAGATGAAAACAATGAGTGGATGTAGCGCaattggtaagaggtttcCGCTTTGACTGCACGAtagatcgatcgatggttcgaaaccgcacggATGCCGACTACAACGTAGCCCTTTATTCTTTTGGAGTTGATGAATTGGAACCAGACTTGCttaagaggataaaaaaactgaGTTGACTTGTCGGCTCGTtcccgcaagttattgtgaAGGCGTTCGTAATCCTCAAACGTATTTGAATTGGAATCGAACAgtgtggtttcgaaccagAATGGATAACGCCACGAACTTCATCCTTCATCCAAAATGGAGATCGAAGGTAaagtttttcaatttgtttacGGAgatataagtaaaaaaatcctcagaaaTCGCATCGTTCTTCATTAAACTCACTTAATTGCCCGGATAAAGACCACTAATTCGGTAGCTGTTCAAGCCAAAGGTAGCCAATCTCCTTAGTAGAGGCATTTTAAGAGCAACTCCTACCACAGGAGTAGATTCACGAACGAAGCGTTGAAAATTTTAGGGATTTGCTTGACTACAAAGCTTTTCAGTGTGCTAAAAAGCTCTCACTAcaacaaaagcaaaagtttACGTTTCTGACGCACGTTTTAGCGGAATTTTTCGCGAGGTTTCTAGAGGTTGCCAAGTTGTCGTTATGTCACGACGACTGCCTCAATTTTGTTCGTGCGGACTGGTACAATCTGGTTTTCTCAGCACTCCTCAGCTTCCGGTATTGCTCTGTTCCAGTTGCTAAGGTGTTGAGTACTAGTGAAAGCGGTCCTCGTGATGGGAGAAAGGTGTCAGAGGGTTTAAACGCAAGAATACATGCTTCTTGTTCAAATTTCAGCACTTATGCAAGGAGCACGCGTTGAATAAATTCTCACCGCGATTTGCTTGCTTGGTGCttattttcggtttttctttttgttcttgtcaGCTATTAGGTGAATATTATCATTTATGATTTGATCATCACTAGCGTAGAACATTTTTATGAAAGAGTTGCTTATTACTTACATGTGTGTCCAAAAGGTGTCATCGGCATCGATGTTAAGACCTTATGCTCCCGAGAGCTTATAAGTATGAGTATGAGTAGTAGGAACTCATTTGACTATGATCATGGATGAAGTGCGTACACACTTAACCTTGTGTGTAAtttgataaaggataaaagtaaaggataaagtttctggcgttaatcaatccgcttgggatgcgcccccacgttcacttcaattcagaatcgtttgaggtttacgaacgtgtatctggcctatacaatgacttgcggtggctagccgatgtgtcaagtcagtgcttttatcctcccagacaagtctggtaccaatttatcgaccccggagggatgaaaggcttggtgagcactagggcggattcgaacctccgatcgatcgtgcaggaagcggaacctctaacgtctacaccacacccgcccatgtAATTTGATATAGGCATAATATTCCGGATTCAAAAGGTTCGGTAGCGACATTTGAAGTCAGAGTCAGTTTGGAGTCACATAGCCCCGAATTTCGCCAG is part of the Necator americanus strain Aroian chromosome V, whole genome shotgun sequence genome and encodes:
- a CDS encoding hypothetical protein (NECATOR_CHRV.G19698.T1); translation: MLSSSFVEHAALGFAFAVLSLFVLAFAIIAVVLVTITNSCWWNCDTEGDPLMEDYNSLFPQGEEDCEAHTEPIDTVIGNTPRDAEIV